One genomic window of Arachis hypogaea cultivar Tifrunner chromosome 8, arahy.Tifrunner.gnm2.J5K5, whole genome shotgun sequence includes the following:
- the LOC112707560 gene encoding uncharacterized protein isoform X8 encodes MAVAAFKSSSRRGNRNQNHSNSISATSARSSRQESRTKAPIRRSRSVSAFSRGSSDISTEFLNKRDNPLFCSATPSLPSGNDDAQPPPSSVLLEASDFDRPTPSASDPNNKAFGARGRHVTRNVDAKGGSWSSSTGRSLSRSDAGRRTRSASQCPASRRPWSYSTSESETDALDSSDLRFVESNRKGGLFGSDSGMVDQVRDLRRWSSQHSSTKVSDSFAATLSSLETQRCADAVSMVSSGYGSDVKIIKAVSEKMSVQGGPLVTSDVYETVRSEVRRAISEIQTDLESAIQRSNATAIAVTNIADIPPCLVNPDAEELVFEIRREYAQKLEETLSYMQSQERARNLRANLAVEEHCGQELDRILKEVLPYPKTPNVQKSHPTRKVPLTATTRHTTNKQILAWNHRGAGE; translated from the exons ATGGCCGTTGCAGCATTCAAATCATCCTCCAgaagaggaaaccgaaaccaaaACCATTCAAATTCCATCTCCGCAACTTCTGCCAGATCCTCCCGCCAGGAATCACGAACCAAAGCCCCCATTCGAAGGTCAAGGAGCGTAAGCGCGTTTTCCAGGGGCAGTTCGGACATTTCCACTGAATTCCTCAACAAGAGAGACAACCCTCTCTTCTGCAGCGCCACCCCTTCATTACCGTCCGGTAACGACGACGCCCAACCGCCGCCCAGCTCAGTTCTTCTAGAAGCCTCCGATTTCGACAGACCCACACCATCTGCTTCCGATCCCAATAACAAGGCCTTCGGTGCACGTGGCCGTCACGTGACGCGAAATGTTGATGCCAAAGGAGGGTCGTGGTCCTCATCAACGGGTCGGAGCTTGTCGAGATCGGATGCGGGTCGCCGCACTCGATCGGCTTCTCAATGTCCGGCTTCGAGGCGGCCATGGAGTTATTCAACTTCTGAG AGCGAAACTGATGCTTTAGATAGCAGTGATCTGAGGTTTGTTGAGAGTAATAGAAAAGGTGGTTTGTTTGGAAGTGATAGTGGTATGGTGGATCAAGTGAGAGATCTGCGCAGGTGGTCTAGTCAGCATTCATCTACCAAGGTTTCTGACTCTTTTGCTGCAACTTTG TCTAGCTTGGAAACTCAGAGGTGTGCAGATGCAGTTTCTATGGTGAGCTCTGGATATGGATCTGATGTGAAAATTATCAAAGCTGTTAGTGAAAAGATG TCAGTACAAGGAGGTCCGCTGGTAACCAGTGATGTATACGAGACAGTTCGCTCTGAAGTGAGGCGTGCTATTTCTGAGATTCAGACTGATCTTGAGAGT GCTATCCAAAGGAGTAATGCCACTGCTATTGCTGTTACCAACATAGCTGATATTCCTCCTTGCTTGGTAAACCCGGATGCGGAAGAATTGGTTTTTGAGATCAGAAGAGAGTATGCCCAAAAGCTTGAAGAG ACCTTGTCATACATGCAGTCCCAGGAGCGAGCTAGAAATCTTAGAGCAAACCTGGCTGTTGAAGAACATTGTGGACAGGAACTGGACAGAATCTTGAAAGAAGTTTTACCTTATCCAAAGACCCCTAATGTGCAGAAGTCTCATCCAACAAGAAAG GTTCCATTGACTGCCACAACAAGGCACACAACTAATAAGCAAATTTTAGCATGGAATCACAGAGGGGCTGGTG AATAG